The genomic window TAAGACTATATATAGGCAATTATAAAAcaggtaaattttttaaagatagtgattgaaatgtatttataaacTGATCATATATTCTAGCAGTCTCTGAAAACCTGGTATTATTTATTAGGTTCTAATTTTTAGGATCTCGTTTTAGACAGTGGTATGACAAAACTATAACCTCAGATCTTATCCTGTTCTTTTATGACACAGCACATAAATGAGAGATCAATAACCAATCCATGCCACGTGTCCAGAACATGTACATTAAAAATGTAGtagagaattaaaaattatttagatgtacatatgtgtatgtgtgtgtatatatatatatatatatctattcatAAATCACCCATGAATAGGAATCTTAAAGTCCTCCTCTGATCTTTTCTTCATACCCTCCAGTACCTTTTTATCTCATTCATCTCTGTCATAATGCTGCAAGTAACACTGGACAGGAATCATCCTCTCTCATTTCTCCTCGGTGAGCTGGCAAGATCACTACGTTTGTGTGTAGGGATCATCTTATTGTAGTTCAgggaggggatttttttttttttttttttttgagacgagtctcactctgttgcccaggctggagtgcagtggcgctatcttggctcactgcaagctctgcttcccgggtttatgccattctcctgcctcagcctaccgagcagctgggaccacaggcgcccgccaccacgcccggctaatttattttgtatttttttagtagagacggggtttccccgtgttagccatgatggtctcgatctcctgacctcgtgatccgcccgcctcggcctcccaaagtgctggaattacaggcgtgagccaccgctctcgGCCGAGgggattgttttttaaatattcccaTACTGTGACTTCGTGGGCATGAATTGAAAATAGGTCCTAACCCAAGCTATCTTTTTCAATTTGAGGTTTTGACCTGTGAATTTTAGTTCATTGTGCttgcatgttaaaaaaaaaaaaaaagtaagaaaataacattGTTGCGTTGTTAATCTCTGagataatttcattttaactgtGTGTTCCTATGGGAAATATTgaaattctgtgtattttatacaagtttatattttaaccagagtttgtgtatttttttccatctgcTAAAGGTTTTAGCTGTATTTATTAGATATGATACTTATGATGTTGTCTTggaggaatatttttatttcgGTGCTTACTTTGGTACTGAAAAAGCATCTTAGACAACTGAAATctacagtaaaaaatattttaattcatttggaaTAATCTTGGATAATTCGCTTACAGCTTCATTTACCTTGCAAAAGTTTAGtgacaatctttttaaaattctatgtacttttttcttttgaaaacttaaatagttcaaaaaccaaacattgtatgttctcactgatatatgggagctaagttatgaggacgcaaaggcgtaagaatgatacgATGGACAttggggacttggggaaaagagagggaaggtggcgagggataaaaaactacaaatatggtgcagtgtatattgctccagtgatgggtgcaccaaaatctcacaaatcaccactaaagaatttactcatgtaaccaaataccacctgaacaccaataacttatggaaaaatgaaataaaaaattaattaatttttaaaaactgaaatagctcacataatttaaaaaagctTAAATAGCTCACATAAATGAGTTACATATATTACCATAAAATGCTACAATCTGAAGCCTCCCGTCCCCCGAACATCTTCTAGCACAGTTCTCTAATTTTACAAATATCAAGAAAAGTAAAGTAACTTGCTTGTAGTCACAATATTTGTTACAGGCAGAGTTGAGACTTAGAACTCAAGTCTTCTGGCACCTATTTCTGAACTGATCCCATTATTTTATGTGGCttcaagaaactgaaaattgTTCTCATTAGATAAGCAACAtaagttaaattatattttattattcatattaatattaatatattaatttatattaacatAAGTTAATTCTGTTTCATTGCATGTTTTCCAGGGTCAAAACATTTTTGGCCTCGATGTCATTGAAACACCAGAAGGAGACAAAATGCCACAACTGATTGTTCAAAAGGAGTTAGATAGGGAAGAGAAGGATACCTACGTGATGAAAGTAAAGGTTGAAGATGGTGGCTTTCCTCAGAGATCCAGTACTGCTATTTTGCAAGTAAGTGTTACTGATACAAATGACAACCACCCAGTCTTTAAGGAGACAGAGATTGAAGTCAGTATACCAGAAAATGCTCCTGTAGGCACTTCAGTGACACAACTCCATGCCACAGATGCTGACATAGGTGAAAATGCCAAGATCCACTTCTCTTTCAGCAATCTAGTCTCCAACATTGCCAGGAGATTATTTCACCTTAATGCCACCACTGGACTTATCACAATCAAAGAACCACTGGATAGGGAAGAAACACCAAACCACAAGTTACTGGTTTTGGCAAGTGATGGTGGATTGATGCCAGCAAGAGCAATGGTGCTGGTAAATGTTACAGATGTCAATGATAATGTCCCATCCATTGACATAAGATACATCGTCAATCCAATCAATGACACGGTtgttctttcagaaaatattccACTCAACACCAAAATTGCTCTCATAACTGTGACGGATAAGGATGCGGACCATAATGGCAGGGTGACATGCTTCACAGATCATGAAATTCCTTTCAGATTAAGGCCAGTATTCAGTAATCAGTTCCTTCTGGAGACTGCAGCATATCTTGACTATGAGTCCACAAAAGAATATGCCATTAAATTACTGGCTGCAGATGCTGGCAAACCTCCTTTGAATCAGTCAGCAATGCTCTTCATCAAAGTGAAAGATGAAAATGACAATGCTCCAGTTTTCACCCAGTCTTTCGTAACTGTTTCTATTCCTGAGAATAACTCTCCTGGCATCCAGTTGACGAAAGTAAGTGCAACAGATGCAGACAGTGGTCCTAATGCTGAGATCAATTACCTGCTAGGCCCTGATGCTCCACCTGAATTCAGCCTGGATCGTCGTACAGGCATGCTGACTGTAGTGAAGAAACTAGATAGAGAAAAAGAGgataaatatttattcacaatTCTGGCAAAAGATAACGGGGTGCCACCCTTAACCAGCAATGTCACAGTCTTTGTAAGCATTATTGATCAGAATGACAATAGCCCAGTTTTCACTCACAATGAATACAACTTCTATGTCCCAGAAAACCTTCCAAGACATGGTACAGTAGGACTAATCACTGTAACTGATCCTGATTATGGAGACAATTCTGCAGTTACGCTCTCCATTTTAGATGAGAATGATGACTTCACCATTGATTCACAGACTGGTGTCATCCGACCAAATATTTCATTTGATAGAGAAAAACAAGAATCTTACACTTTCTATGTAAAGGCTGAGGATGGTGGTAGAGTATCACGTTCTTCAAGTGCCAAAGTAACCATAAATGTGGTTGATGTCAATGACAACAAACCAGTTTTCATTGTCCCTCCTTCCAACTACTCTTACGAATTGGTTCTACCATCCACTAATCCAGGCACAGTGGTCTTTCAGGTAATTGCTGTTGACAATGACACTGGCATGAATGCAGAGGTTCGTTACAGCATTGTAGGAGGAAACACAAGAGATCTGTTTGCAATAGACCAAGAAACAGGCAACATAACAGTGACTGAGAAATGTGATGTTACAGACCTTGGTTTACACAGAGTGTTGGTCAAAGCTCATGACTTAGGACAACCTGATTCTCTCTTCAGTGTTGTAATTGTTAATCTGTTCGTGAATGAGTCACTGACCAATGCTACACTGATTAATGAACTGGTGCGCAAAAGCACTGAAGCACCAGTGACCCCAAATACTGAGATAGCTGATGTATCCTCACCAACTAGTGACTATGTCAAGATCCTGGTTGCAGTTGTTGCTGGCACCATAACTGTCGTTGTAGTTATTTTCATCACTGCTGTAGTAAGATGTCGCCAGGCACCACACCTTAAGGCTGCTCAGAAAAACAAGCAGAATTCTGAATGGGCTACCCCAAACCCAGAAAACAGGCAGATGAtaatgatgaagaaaaagaaaaagaagaagcatTCCCCTAAGAACCTGCTGCTTAACTTTGTCACTATTGAAGAAACTAAGGCAGATGATGTTGACAGTGATGGAAACAGAGTCACACTAGACCTTCCTATTGATCTAGACGAGCAAACCATGGGAAAGTACAATTGGGTAACTACACCTACTACTTTCAAGCCCGACAGCCCTGATTTGGCCCGACACTACAAATCTGCCTCTCCACAGCCTGCCTTCCAGATTCAGCCTGAAACTCCTCTGAATTCGAAGCACCACATCATCCAAGAACTGCCTCTCGATAACACCTTTGTGGCCTGTGATTCTATCTCCAAGTGTTCCTCAAGCAGTTCAGATCCCTACAGCGTTTCCGAGTGTGGCTATCCAATGACGACCTTCGAGGTACCTGTGTCTGTACACACCAGACCGGTAGGTATCCAAGTTTCTAACACAACTTTctaactattttattattattattttcagttgaTGTAGAACTTTACAAAATCTATTGATTTCAAAGAGGGATCAAAACAATCATATTACAGATGTACCCAATAGATATATGGATTCATTTAAGTTTGGTAGAAGATGAGAACAAAATAACTACTGATTTAGGAAAATTGGATGcagaataataattataatagggGCAGTTTTGTCTGTAGATGGCAGTATGACAATTCTTGCTAGAGAATATATTGAAAAAAACTTCAACACAAAGGGTTGTAGCACTGTCCTCAGTACCATTGTGTGCATGAGGATCAGAATAGTCTGGGCTAGATACATCACAGTAAAGCTTTTCAGAATCTGATAAATAGCTCTAAatactaatgatgttgagaatcCTAGCTTCACTTGGGAAAATCTGTGGCTGTTCACAGAAATTCAGCACCAAGATATCCCCCCCATACTCTACCAGGCCTTAAGGTCCTCACAAAGAAAAGTGTCATTTTCAGATTAGgaactcaaaattattttggtgCATCAAATCTACAGTCACACAATATAACAAGAATGGTATTAGGAAAATGAAAGCCTACTCATTCTCATCTTTAAGCCAtagaatgaaatatatatgaGGTCTCTACTTTAGATAgctatttaaatatttgcatatttatgcAAGGTATTTTGAGCCCTTCAGAAGGCGTTCTTAAAAGATAAtcacttttggaaaataaaatgtttgctttctCTAATGGGCGCAAAGAAAAATGTGGGCATGTTAAGACCCAAGAAATCTATGCACAATAACTTAAAACCCAATACATTTATGAAAGGAAGAGTTTATCCAGTGCCTTTTATCAGTGTTCCATgaagaaatgaatacaaatttATCCAGAAACTCTTAAATGtgaaatgatttaaatataattattcccTTTAAAAACACAAGCAATGGAATTTAcccacatttttttctcaaagtcaTGCTACATGTTGAGTTTATTATTTTGTCTGTGTTAACTCAAAACAGTATTAATCTTAGTTTCAGGGAATAAAGTCTTTTGAACACCTATTCAGGCTTAACAAAATAGTAGCAATGTGAAAACCAAAACTGATTTTCTTTCACCAAAAGTTTGAGATATTAAAGAAGTCTACTACATTCAAGATAACTGCAAATAATTTACCATAACTTTGGAAATGGGTTTAAGAATGGAGGTAATTCAAGCATAAGCACAGTTATTTAATACGATAACATTAAACTTTCTCTCTGAATCACACAGTGAACGTAAGGTACTAATTCAGATGTGGGTGCATTTTTGTTACAATAGGTACACAATTAAATGCTGTTTCAAAAGGTAAACTAGAACCCTAGTGTCTGTATAGAGAGCTTCTGTTAGACTTTAAAAGAATTTACGCTGCAGTTGTTATTTCTACAGTTCAGATGAATCCCATATTTTACATAGTTAGTGGATCTGGGATGGGCAACAAACGTAATAGATGTTGAACATCTCCACAGggtgtgtttttgtttatatttaaccATTAAAAAGGGCACTCTCATTTTCAAATTCTTATTGCTATTCTGCTTATTGGATAAGTTTCTCAACATAAAAGTATCTTTTATGACTAACACTACATGATTTGGGtataataacattttttcctgGGTTTAATTTGTGACTTTCTTTAAGAAGTGTACAAAGAGTGGGTTTGTGAATTACATATGTAGATCATCATTTTTAATAGATTGAATGAAGTTAATTAATAGAGCAAGTTCTGGTTTCAGTGCTTTTTGAAGGCACAGAGATATTTTATGAGCTAGACTAATTTTACTTGAGTTTATGAACATATAGTAAGGAGGGCATGGATGAAGAACAAAAAATtgaagtatttttcaaatatcctcacctttttgtttttttaaaaatattttgtaatccTAAAAAGTCAATAACAATTTCCATGATGCATTTTATATTATACAACTAAGAGACATTTTCCGAGTCATAAGAATTaggcaaaatacaaaaaagtaaatgCTAATGAGAATCAGTTATTGGTTGTTATTAGGTTTTTATTAACTGAAAGGACTATCTTAGAATCATTGAATTAGCAGATGACTTATTTATTTCACAgcttaaaagtaaatatatatttcgTCATTGGTTCACAGTTGTTTCATATTTGTTACTAAATATCTTCAAGACATGAATTGGTGAACTTAGGCAGACTAATatgatactaaaaataatttgaatcttTACATTTTGTGCTACATTTGCAATGTTCTTTACCTTTTCTATATGCTCTTCAATTTGTGTTTAATGTTAGGGTGTTCACTGATGTTGCAGAATGCTAGCAAAATAAGTGggcactgaaaaagaaattatgtatttaaaaattcaaatgcag from Nomascus leucogenys isolate Asia chromosome X, Asia_NLE_v1, whole genome shotgun sequence includes these protein-coding regions:
- the PCDH11X gene encoding protocadherin-11 X-linked, yielding MRTERQWVLIQILQVLCGLIQQTVTSVPGMDLLSGTYIFAVLLACVVFHSGAQEKNYTIREEMPENVLIGDLLKDLNLSLIPNKSLTSAMQFKLVYKTGDVPLIRIEEDTGEIFTTGARIDREKLCAGIPRDEHCFYEVEVAILPDEIFRLVKIRFLIEDINDNAPLFPATVINISIPENSAINSKYTLPAAVDPDVGINGVQNYELIKGQNIFGLDVIETPEGDKMPQLIVQKELDREEKDTYVMKVKVEDGGFPQRSSTAILQVSVTDTNDNHPVFKETEIEVSIPENAPVGTSVTQLHATDADIGENAKIHFSFSNLVSNIARRLFHLNATTGLITIKEPLDREETPNHKLLVLASDGGLMPARAMVLVNVTDVNDNVPSIDIRYIVNPINDTVVLSENIPLNTKIALITVTDKDADHNGRVTCFTDHEIPFRLRPVFSNQFLLETAAYLDYESTKEYAIKLLAADAGKPPLNQSAMLFIKVKDENDNAPVFTQSFVTVSIPENNSPGIQLTKVSATDADSGPNAEINYLLGPDAPPEFSLDRRTGMLTVVKKLDREKEDKYLFTILAKDNGVPPLTSNVTVFVSIIDQNDNSPVFTHNEYNFYVPENLPRHGTVGLITVTDPDYGDNSAVTLSILDENDDFTIDSQTGVIRPNISFDREKQESYTFYVKAEDGGRVSRSSSAKVTINVVDVNDNKPVFIVPPSNYSYELVLPSTNPGTVVFQVIAVDNDTGMNAEVRYSIVGGNTRDLFAIDQETGNITVTEKCDVTDLGLHRVLVKAHDLGQPDSLFSVVIVNLFVNESLTNATLINELVRKSTEAPVTPNTEIADVSSPTSDYVKILVAVVAGTITVVVVIFITAVVRCRQAPHLKAAQKNKQNSEWATPNPENRQMIMMKKKKKKKHSPKNLLLNFVTIEETKADDVDSDGNRVTLDLPIDLDEQTMGKYNWVTTPTTFKPDSPDLARHYKSASPQPAFQIQPETPLNSKHHIIQELPLDNTFVACDSISKCSSSSSDPYSVSECGYPMTTFEVPVSVHTRPPMKEVVRSCTPMKESTTVEIWIHPQPQRKSEGKAAGKSQRRVTFHLPEGSQESGSDGGLGDHDAGSLTSTSHGLPLGYPKEEYFDRATPNNRTEGDGNSDPESTFIPGLKKAAEITVQPTVEEASDNCTQECLIYGHSDACWMPASLNHSSSSQAQASALCHSPPLSQASTQHHSPPVTQTIALCHSPPVTQTIALCHSPPPIQVSALHHSPPLVQATALRHSPPSAQASALCYSPPLVQAAAISHSSPLPQVTALHRSQAQSSVSLQQGWVQGADGLRSVDQGVQGSATSQFYTMSERLHPSDDSIKVIPLTTFTPRQQARPSRGDSPIMEEHPL